The genomic segment GTACATTCCAGGGGTTCTTGTAAATAGTCATGGGCCTTTCACATGGGGGAAAAATCCTGATGAAGCTGTCTATAATTCAGTTGTTCTGGAAGAAGTTGCAAAAATGGCAATGTTTACTGAAATAGTAAATAAGGATATTAAACCAATGCAACAGGAATTGCTGGATAAGCATTTTTTGAGAAAACATGGGGCTAATGCCTATTACGGACAAAAGAAAAAATAATCCAGAAAACTGCATTTATTATACCGTAAGAGTTTCAGCGGTTCACAAAATTATAAAATTATGTTATTATATTTATGTACAATAAATTGATAAGGTGAAGAAATGGCTGAAAATGACAGTATAAAAACTAACTCCAATCTTGTGGAAGCATTAGGATACTATATAAAAAAGAAAAGACTACAAAAAAATATAGGACTAAGAGAAATGGCAGAAATGCTAAAAATAAGTCCAGCTTATTTATCCAATTTGGAGTCAGGCAAACATAATATGACAAATCCTCTTTTACTCAAAAAAATTGCCAAAATTCTGAAAATAGATCATCTTAAATTGTTTAAAATAATAGGATATACAGATAAAGATATGTCAGATTTGAAAAAAGAGCTTACTAATGAGATAATAGAGGAGTTCTCTGATATAAATATTGGAGAAATAGTCAGAAATCTGATGGAAATGAGTTCAGAAAAAATAGAGTTGGTTAAGCAGTATATAGAACTATTGAACAAATAGATACTGCTTTTTATAACAAAATAAAGAGAGTTTCCTGTTTTAATGGTTACTCTCTTTTAATATTAATTTTAGGAGGCTTTTATGAAAATTGAAGATTTGCAAAAAAAGGCAAAAATATTGAGAAAAGACATTATTGAAATGATTTACAGGGCAAAATCAGGGCATCCAGGAGGTTCACTTTCGATTGCTGATATTCTGGCTGTGCTTTACTGGAAGGAAATGAATATTGATCCAGAAAATCCAAAAATGGAAAACAGAGATAGATTAGTGCTTAGTAAAGGGCATGCAGCTCCTGCACTTTATGCGGCATTAATTGAAAAGGGATTTTTAGGCGATGAAGGAAAAAATCTTATTCCAACACTTAGAAAATGGCACTCTCCACTTCAGGGACACCCTGATATGAAAAAAGTGGCTGGAGTTGAAATGTCAACAGGTTCGCTTGGACAAGGACTTTCAGCTGCAAACGGAATGGCTTTGAGTGCGAAGATTTATAAAAATGATTATCGAGTTTATACTATTTTGGGAGATGGAGAATTGCAGGAAGGACAAGTCTGGGAAGCGGTTATGACGGCTGCACATTACAAACTTGATAATTTAGTTGCAATAGTTGATTACAATAACTTGCAGATTGATGGAAAAGTTTCGGATGTGATGGATGTCGCTCCAGTTGGGGAAAAGTTCAAGGCTTTCAAATGGAATGTAATTGAGATTGACGGACATAATTATGAAGAAATCATAAAT from the Leptotrichia trevisanii DSM 22070 genome contains:
- a CDS encoding helix-turn-helix domain-containing protein; this encodes MAENDSIKTNSNLVEALGYYIKKKRLQKNIGLREMAEMLKISPAYLSNLESGKHNMTNPLLLKKIAKILKIDHLKLFKIIGYTDKDMSDLKKELTNEIIEEFSDINIGEIVRNLMEMSSEKIELVKQYIELLNK
- a CDS encoding transketolase produces the protein MKIEDLQKKAKILRKDIIEMIYRAKSGHPGGSLSIADILAVLYWKEMNIDPENPKMENRDRLVLSKGHAAPALYAALIEKGFLGDEGKNLIPTLRKWHSPLQGHPDMKKVAGVEMSTGSLGQGLSAANGMALSAKIYKNDYRVYTILGDGELQEGQVWEAVMTAAHYKLDNLVAIVDYNNLQIDGKVSDVMDVAPVGEKFKAFKWNVIEIDGHNYEEIINALDTARTMKGQPTVIVANTVKGKGVSFMENNAGFHGAAPNDEEYSKAMEELS